One region of Quercus lobata isolate SW786 chromosome 2, ValleyOak3.0 Primary Assembly, whole genome shotgun sequence genomic DNA includes:
- the LOC115976755 gene encoding uncharacterized protein LOC115976755 isoform X1: protein MADSIATSPAPASLPRDLTKKKRTNKKLKQSKLDVRREQWLSQVKNKGCKVDSNGKDESHSSSMRIANVQNGSLDNLEIRSRGEENEGSSIHDSDLESLMNSPIGITLDHNDSSKGLTGSSSSITSSGCCSGNVSEEEEDDGCVDDWEAVADALYADDNQHKPIAESPAEPETRVESDNLEVPNHNPGVDLSKTESGKVVPESRVNCRAWRPDDACRPQSLPTLSKQHSFPMKSEWHCGRGAITWTWQRLSSQPSSCPICYEDLDVTDSSFLPCSCGFHLCLFCHKRILEADGRCPGCRKQYDQINVNMCFNERVAPFQLSRSCSMSTRF from the exons ATGGCCGATTCAATCGCCACCTCTCCTGCCCCTGCTTCTCTCCCCAGAGACCTCACCAAGAAAAAGAGG acgAACAAGAAATTGAAGCAGAGCAAGCTCGACGTTCGGCGTGAACAATGGCTTTCTCAAG TCAAGAACAAGGGATGCAAGGTGGATTCAAATGGGAAGGATGAGTCTCACTCATCATCCATGCGAATAGCCAATGTGCAGAATGGATCACTGGATAATTTGGAAATAAGATCGAGAGGAGAGGAAAATGAGGGCTCAAGCATCCATGATAGTGATTTGGAGTCCCTGATGAATAGCCCAATTGGAATCACGTTGGATCACAATGATTCAAGTAAGGGTCTTACTGGGAGCAGCAGCAGTATCACAAGCAGTGGTTGTTGCTCTGGAAATGTCAGCGAGGAAGAAGAGGATGATGGGTGCGTGGATGACTGGGAGGCTGTTGCAGATGCTTTGTATGCAGATGACAATCAGCACAAACCAATTGCAGAGTCTCCTGCCGAACCTGAAACTAGGGTTGAATCTGATAATCTTGAAGTACCTAACCATAATCCTGGAGTGGACTTGTCCAAAACAGAGAGTGGGAAAGTGGTACCTGAATCACGTGTGAATTGTCGAGCATGGAGACCTGATGATGCTTGCCGTCCACAGAGTCTGCCCACTCTCTCCAAGCAGCACAGTTTTCCAATGAAATCAGAATGGCATTGTGGCCGTGGAGCTATCACGTGGACGTGGCAAAGGCTCTCATCCCAACCTTCTTCATGTCCTATCTGCTATGAGGATTTAGATGTCACAGACTCTAGCTTTCTGCCATGTTCATGTGGATTTCATCTTTGCCTTTTCTGCCACAAAAGGATTCTTGAGGCAGATGGGCGATGCCCAGGCTGCAGGAAGCAGTATGATCAGATAAATGTCAATATGTGCTTCAATGAAAGGGTCGCTCCTTTCCAATTATCTCGTTCTTGTAGTATGAGTACTAGGTTTTAG
- the LOC115976754 gene encoding uncharacterized protein LOC115976754: MASASAARAFILSRVTDLSLKPLHNHQPLLHPHPHPQLPQLPSRHLRRPRYAASASSAVNCLISGVDGGGVSDDFVISTRNSKLDRGFSVIANMLKKIEPLDTSVVSKAVSDSAKDSMKQTISTMLGLLPSDQFSVTVSVSKRPLHRLLVSSVITGYTLWNAEYRISLMRNLEISPDSLENLNCSERRREVEENKVEEESKVRDSGGGGDISIEDLERRAPQIFGDLSPEALNYIQKLQSELSNVKEELDAQKQENLKIEYDRENRNNLLEYLRSLDSDMVAELSRPSSLEVEDIIHQLVQNILHRFFKDETTSDFMLDSVKAGTENRPDGDDELCDTIGTSRDYLAKLLFWCMLLGHHLRGLENRLHLTCVIGLL; encoded by the exons aTGGCCTCTGCCTCAGCTGCTCGAGCTTTCATTCTCTCTCGCGTCACCGACCTGTCACTCAAACCCCTCCACAACCACCAACCCCTCCTccaccctcaccctcaccctcaacTACCTCAACTACCTTCTCGCCACCTCAGACGGCCCCGCTATGCCGCGTCGGCGTCGTCCGCCGTCAACTGCCTGATCTCCGGCGTCGACGGAGGCGGCGTCTCCGACGACTTCGTCATCTCGACGCGGAACTCAAAGCTCGACCGCGGATTCTCTGTCATCGCCAACATGTTGAAGAAGATCGAGCCCTTGGATACTTCGGTCGTATCGAAGGCGGTTTCTGATTCGGCCAAGGATTCCATGAAGCAGACCATTTCCACTATGCTAGGCTTGCTCCCGTCCGATCAATTCTCCGTCACCGTCTCCGTTTCCAAGCGGCCACTTCATCGCCTCCTTGTCTCCTCCGTCATCACCGg GTATACGCTATGGAACGCGGAGTATAGGATATCGTTGATGAGGAACTTGGAGATTTCGCCGGATAGTTTGGAGAATTTGAATTGTTCTGAGCGGAGGCGCGAGGTGGAGGAGAATAAGGTGGAGGAAGAGAGTAAGGTGAGGGATAGTGGGGGTGGTGGTGATATAAGTATTGAGGATTTGGAGAGAAGAGCACCTCAAATTTTCGGGGATTTGTCACCAGAGGCATTAAATTACATCCAAAAGTTGCAATCGGAGTTGTCTAATGTAAAAGAG GAACTTGATGCCCAGAAGcaggaaaatttgaaaatagaatATGACAGAGAAAATAGGAACAATTTGTTAGAGTATTTGCGATCCTTGGATTCTGATATG GTGGCTGAACTTTCTCGTCCATCATCTTTAGAGGTCGAAGACATTATTCACCAACTTGTTCAGAACATATTGCATAGATTCTTTAAAGATGAGACTACCTCTGATTTTATGTTAGATTCAGTCAAGGCAGGTACTGAGAACCGCCCAGATGGTGATGATGAACTTTGTGACACCATAGGCACTTCCCGGGATTACCTAGCAAAGCTACTTTTCTG GTGTATGCTGTTGGGTCATCATTTGAGAGGCTTGGAAAATAGGTTGCATTTAACTTGTGTTATTGGATTGTTGTAA
- the LOC115976753 gene encoding probable galacturonosyltransferase-like 10 codes for MMFLPRAVSVVTILVFTLLSYGNAIRSLPNKLACGGDEARIEFGMSMRFSEAPEYQNGPKCAVLARNGMLLACDPSVVQIAMTIDLEYLRGTVAAVHSVLKHSSCPENVFFHFIASDSSLVDLAELTRIVQSTFPSLSFKVYVFKESIVNNLISSSVRQALENRLNYARSYLADMLEACVKRVIYLDSDVIVVDDIQKLWSVSLSGSRTIGAPEYCHANFTKYFSNEFWSDLEFSEVFAGKRPCYFNTGVMVMDLVRWREGDYTRKIEKWMEIQKERRIYELGSLPPFMLVFGGDVEAIDHRWNQHGLGGDNVVSNCRSLHPGPVSLLHWSGKGKPWARLDARRPCPVDYLWAPYDLYKPHDQPHHHHHRYRKQKQQQLIYSSRAL; via the coding sequence atgatgTTTCTTCCTAGAGCTGTTTCTGTTGTGACCATTCTAGTTTTCACTCTTCTATCCTATGGAAATGCAATTAGATCATTGCCTAACAAGTTGGCATGTGGTGGTGATGAAGCACGCATTGAATTTGGCATGTCTATGCGATTCTCAGAGGCACCGGAGTACCAAAATGGACCCAAATGTGCTGTCTTGGCCAGAAATGGAATGCTATTGGCATGTGACCCTTCAGTTGTTCAGATAGCTATGACTATTGATTTGGAGTACTTGAGAGGCACTGTTGCGGCTGTCCATTCAGTTCTCAAACACAGTTCTTGTCCTGAAAATGTTTTCTTTCACTTCATTGCTTCTGATTCCAGCTTGGTTGATTTAGCTGAGCTTACTCGGATTGTACAATCCACATTCCCTTCTTTGAGTTTCAAAGTTTACGTCTTCAAGGAAAGTATAGTCAATAATCTAATCTCTTCCTCAGTTCGCCAGGCTCTTGAGAACCGATTAAACTATGCAAGAAGCTACTTAGCTGATATGCTTGAGGCTTGTGTCAAACGTGTGATCTATCTAGACTCTGATGTCATTGTTGTGGATGATATTCAAAAGCTATGGAGCGTGTCTCTATCTGGGTCAAGAACAATTGGAGCTCCAGAGTATTGTCATGCAAACTTCACCAAGTACTTCTCAAATGAATTCTGGTCCGACCTTGAGTTTTCCGAGGTTTTTGCTGGGAAAAGACCGTGTTATTTCAACACGGGTGTGATGGTGATGGATTTGGTGAGGTGGAGAGAGGGAGACTACACAAGAAAGATTGAGAAATGGATGGAAATTCAAAAGGAGAGGAGGATTTATGAGTTGGGTTCTCTTCCACCGTTTATGTTGGTATTTGGTGGAGATGTTGAGGCCATTGATCATAGATGGAACCAACATGGGCTTGGTGGAGATAATGTGGTGAGTAATTGTAGATCTTTGCATCCAGGTCCTGTGAGTTTGCTGCATTGGAGTGGCAAGGGGAAGCCATGGGCAAGACTTGATGCGAGAAGGCCGTGCCCGGTTGATTATCTATGGGCTCCTTATGATCTCTACAAACCCCATGACCAACcacatcaccaccaccaccgttacaggaaacaaaaacaacagcAGTTGATATATTCTTCTAGAGCATTATAA
- the LOC115976755 gene encoding uncharacterized protein LOC115976755 isoform X2 — protein sequence MRIANVQNGSLDNLEIRSRGEENEGSSIHDSDLESLMNSPIGITLDHNDSSKGLTGSSSSITSSGCCSGNVSEEEEDDGCVDDWEAVADALYADDNQHKPIAESPAEPETRVESDNLEVPNHNPGVDLSKTESGKVVPESRVNCRAWRPDDACRPQSLPTLSKQHSFPMKSEWHCGRGAITWTWQRLSSQPSSCPICYEDLDVTDSSFLPCSCGFHLCLFCHKRILEADGRCPGCRKQYDQINVNMCFNERVAPFQLSRSCSMSTRF from the coding sequence ATGCGAATAGCCAATGTGCAGAATGGATCACTGGATAATTTGGAAATAAGATCGAGAGGAGAGGAAAATGAGGGCTCAAGCATCCATGATAGTGATTTGGAGTCCCTGATGAATAGCCCAATTGGAATCACGTTGGATCACAATGATTCAAGTAAGGGTCTTACTGGGAGCAGCAGCAGTATCACAAGCAGTGGTTGTTGCTCTGGAAATGTCAGCGAGGAAGAAGAGGATGATGGGTGCGTGGATGACTGGGAGGCTGTTGCAGATGCTTTGTATGCAGATGACAATCAGCACAAACCAATTGCAGAGTCTCCTGCCGAACCTGAAACTAGGGTTGAATCTGATAATCTTGAAGTACCTAACCATAATCCTGGAGTGGACTTGTCCAAAACAGAGAGTGGGAAAGTGGTACCTGAATCACGTGTGAATTGTCGAGCATGGAGACCTGATGATGCTTGCCGTCCACAGAGTCTGCCCACTCTCTCCAAGCAGCACAGTTTTCCAATGAAATCAGAATGGCATTGTGGCCGTGGAGCTATCACGTGGACGTGGCAAAGGCTCTCATCCCAACCTTCTTCATGTCCTATCTGCTATGAGGATTTAGATGTCACAGACTCTAGCTTTCTGCCATGTTCATGTGGATTTCATCTTTGCCTTTTCTGCCACAAAAGGATTCTTGAGGCAGATGGGCGATGCCCAGGCTGCAGGAAGCAGTATGATCAGATAAATGTCAATATGTGCTTCAATGAAAGGGTCGCTCCTTTCCAATTATCTCGTTCTTGTAGTATGAGTACTAGGTTTTAG